GCCAGCGTACAGAGGGAATCGATACGCCGCGAGAAGCTGCCAACTCATCTTGCCTCTCGCACTCTGTCATAGGATTAATCCGATCTGGATTACGTGTAATCCCGACAATATAGCTTCGAGGAGAACGTGCGAAATTATGGGAGCCAGGTTTGTTGAAACCGTGGAGGTCCCCCGGAAATTCTATCATCTATACCAAAAGAGCGATCGAATTAAGCGTCGCTACCGTATAGATTTTTAACAATTCCTCGACGGTCACGCGATTGAAGAAACGTAGAACGTTGAACGGACGCCGCATCCACTAAATTGGAGACACAACCATGACATCAACACGACTCAACGATCAGCAGATGGCATTCTTTGATACATTTGGTTTCCTGTCCTTTCCTGGATTATTGGCTGACTGTGCCGATAAAATTATCGACGAGTTTGAAGCTATCTGGAATTCCCACGGTGGTGGACACCATGGCGCACTGCACGACGGAGTAAATCGTTCTTGTATCTTCCCGTTCCCGGATCGCAGCGAGTACCTCAGCTCTATACTGGACGATCCGCGTATCCACGACATCGCCGCCAGCATTTGTGGTGATGATTTTAACTACACCAGCGGCGATGGCAATTTCTACGCTGGGGATACCCGTTGGCACTCCGATGGCTACGACGGCAACAGACCTATGAGCATCAAGATTGCTTTCTATCTCGATCCGCTGACCCGCGACACCGGCGCACTCCGCATTATTCCCGGAAGCCATCGCGTTGGCGAGCCTTACGCCGACACGATTGAACGCGATATCCGTGAGAGCAGGCAGATCTGGGGGATGTCCGGTCCTGAAGTTCCAGCGCTCATTCTGGAGACGAACCCCGGCGATATTGTCGTCTTCAATCACAACCTCAAGCACGCTGCGTTTGGAGGAGCTGAACGGCGACGGATGTACACGATGAACTTCTGCCGCCGCTATCCGGAAGAACGACTTGGGGAGTTGCGCGATAAACTCGGCAACGAGGCACGGTTTTGGATTGATCGCATCCACGGCGAAGCGATGATTCGCACCGCGGGGCCGGAGCGGATGGTGCACTTGGAACAAGTGATGGAAAATGACACCCATCTCGCTGAATTACATCAAGAACTCAGAAAGACGATGACCGAACCGTCACGCGGCTGATGGCTCAATTGGTCTTGGCTGAGATTATGCCGTCGACAGAGTTCAGATAGAAAAAGAAAGTGCAAAACGCTAAGAGAAACCGAGCAGTAAGGAACAATGATCGTCGTTCCCGACGGTTACTGTTGCAAGATTTCTTAACATGAGCCAATAGAGATTGGAGACGCAACAATGGGGTCAACACGCCTCAACGACCAACAGATGGCATTCTTTGATACGTTTGGGTTCCTGTCCTTCCCGGGATTATTGGCTGACTGTGCTGATAAGATTATTGACGAGTTTGAAGCTGTCTGGGCTGCCCACGGTGGCGGACATAACGGCGCGTTGCACGACGGGGTGAATCGTTCTTGCATCTGTCCGTTCCCGGATCTCAGTGAGTACCTCAGTTCCTTACTGGACGATCCGCGCATCCACGACATCGCTGCTAGTATTTGTGGTGATGACTTTAACTATACAAGTGGCGACGGGAATCTCTACGCCGGGGATACCCGTTGGCACTCCGATGGCTACAACGGAAACCGGCTGATGGACATCAAGATCCCTTTCTACCTCGATCCGCTCACCCGCGATACGGGTGCACTTCGTGTGGTCCCCGGCAGCCACCGCGTTGGCGATCCTTATGCCGACACGATTGAACGCGATATCCGTGAGAGCGGACAGATCTGGGGGCTGTCTGGTCCTGAAGTCCCGGCACTCGTTTTGGAGACAAATCCCGGCGATATTGTTGTTTTCAACCAAAACCTCAAGCACGCTGCGTTTGGCGGTTCTGAGCGACGACGGATGTACACAATGAACTTCTGCAGTCGTTACCCCGAGGAGCGGCTTGGGGAATTGCGTGACATGTTCNNNNNNATCCACGGCGAAGCGATGATTCGCACTGCCGGTCCAGAGCGGATGGTGCACTTGGAGCAGGTGATGGAGAATGATATCCACCTCGCTGAATTACATCGGGAACTGAGAGAGACGATGACGGAGCCTTCACGGGGTTGATAGCTCAATTTGGTATGACCACTCTGAAGATTCGTCAACGTTAGGGGAAGTAGAAAATGAATTTATGGAATCAGGAAGTAGAGCGGAAATTTTTTCAAGAAAAAATCAATGACTCTGGGGCACTTGAACGACTTTTTTAGGTCACTGAAGATGATAGGTATCTTGCCTACTGGCCGAAAAGTTATCGGGGCAAAAAATCAACCCTACAAAGTAGGAATGCTCTGATCGGCGAATATACTGAAACATGGACAAAAGAACTATTACAAAAATGTGTAAACGACGAAAATACTTTTGTAGTTAGGGGTGCAGTATGCAGAGAGATAGGATTGTCTAAGAAATCTCCAGCGAATATCGTTATTGCAAAAAAAATAGATCTGAGCTTGCCCCAGAAGATATTTTGATAATTTTTGAAGTAAAGATGTCCGTGGTATGGAATTGGGAATTTCACAATAACCAATTGATATGTTCGGGAGATTATAGAACGCATAAAGGCAACCCAGGGCTTTTAAGATCGGATTCCATGCTAAAAGCAATTGGAAAAGCAGTTACTATTAAAACATCAGGCTACAAAGCTTCTGCAATTCCTATTATTGTTCTTGGTAATACTCCTATCACAAACCACTATTTCAAGAAAGTTGACAATTTGAAAACATCAGGAATTGTTCAGGGATTTTGGTCGCTCAACCCGACCCCTCTTGATAGAGGGGATTCTATAAAGACTACGAAAAAGGAAGGATTTATCAGATTTGATTCTTATGAATCTCTTAGGGCCTCTTTAGCCGAGCTGCTTTCGACAGAACTCAATTTTTTCTCCAGCATGGAAAGTAAAGAAACACTTGGCAGATTCATTGAGATAGCAGAAAGAGAGTCAACCTACGAAAAGAAAGCGGAGAATTTTCTCAAACTATTGGAGTCTAAAAAAAATGAATAAAACCGAACCGAATCCCCGAAAAGGCGGCACAAAGACGAGTGCGTTTGGAATTTCTGGAAGAATAAACCATGATTCCAGCGAATTTTATAATAGCAAATTGTACGCTGGTAAGAAACCCTCGGAAAAAGTTGAATTCATAGAAAATTCAATTGACAATGTAATCCTCAATCAAATCTATTGCAAATCAAGTGAAAATATGTCGGAGATACCGGATTCAAGTATCCATCTAATGGTGACTTCTCCACCATATAATGTGCAGAAAGAATACGATCAGGATTTGTCCCTAGGTGAATACAGAGAACTGCTTAGGAGCGTGTTCACCCAAACCCATAAAAAATTGGTGACAGGTGGACGGGCATGTATTAACGTTGCAAATCTAGGGCGCAAACCTTATATCCCATTGCACAGCTATATCATCGAAGATATGTTAGAAATTGGCTATTATATGCGGGGAGAAATCATCTGGAATAAAGCATCCAGTGCTAGTCCTTCAACAGCATGGGGGAGTTGGATGTCTGCAGCGAATCCTGTTCTGAGGGATATTCATGAATATATCTTAGTTTTTTCTAAAGGATCGTTTTCAAGGAAACGCAACCGTAAAGAGAATTCCATCAGAAAAGAAGAATTCCTAGAATGGACGAAAAGCGTCTGGACATTCCCAGCGGTATCTGCCAGAAGTATTGGGCATCCTGCTCCGTTTCCCGAAGAATTGCCGCATCGATTGATTCAGTTATACACATTCAAAAACGATGTTGTTTTAGACCCATTCTGTGGTAGTGGCACGGCTTGTTTAGCTGCACTTAAATCAGGTAGAAATTATATCGGCTATGATATTGATGAAAAATATGTTGAACTTGCAAATGACAGGATAGAACGATACACCTCTCAAAAGAGACTATTTGACTAATATGTATGAGTGCAGGTTGCCACCTGTCGTCCCGCCGGGGTTTTGGGTTGTAGTAATTCACTCTGCCTCTGTGGTGTCTGCACTGCCATCGGATAGTTCCTTTCAATTGGATTGGCATTGTATCACA
Above is a window of Candidatus Poribacteria bacterium DNA encoding:
- a CDS encoding GNAT family N-acetyltransferase; the protein is MNDDNAFRFLPPGRLVNGDLELILVEKHLADPSRGYVPAYEFAMRPVGQNTNMGNISLRIGNDENLEKYAGHIGYNVTPAYRGNRYAARSCQLILPLALCHRINPIWITCNPDNIASRRTCEIMGARFVETVEVPRKFYHLYQKSDRIKRRYRIDF
- a CDS encoding phytanoyl-CoA dioxygenase family protein; the protein is MTSTRLNDQQMAFFDTFGFLSFPGLLADCADKIIDEFEAIWNSHGGGHHGALHDGVNRSCIFPFPDRSEYLSSILDDPRIHDIAASICGDDFNYTSGDGNFYAGDTRWHSDGYDGNRPMSIKIAFYLDPLTRDTGALRIIPGSHRVGEPYADTIERDIRESRQIWGMSGPEVPALILETNPGDIVVFNHNLKHAAFGGAERRRMYTMNFCRRYPEERLGELRDKLGNEARFWIDRIHGEAMIRTAGPERMVHLEQVMENDTHLAELHQELRKTMTEPSRG
- a CDS encoding phytanoyl-CoA dioxygenase family protein — encoded protein: MGSTRLNDQQMAFFDTFGFLSFPGLLADCADKIIDEFEAVWAAHGGGHNGALHDGVNRSCICPFPDLSEYLSSLLDDPRIHDIAASICGDDFNYTSGDGNLYAGDTRWHSDGYNGNRLMDIKIPFYLDPLTRDTGALRVVPGSHRVGDPYADTIERDIRESGQIWGLSGPEVPALVLETNPGDIVVFNQNLKHAAFGGSERRRMYTMNFCSRYPEERLGELRDMFXXIHGEAMIRTAGPERMVHLEQVMENDIHLAELHRELRETMTEPSRG
- a CDS encoding site-specific DNA-methyltransferase, which translates into the protein MNKTEPNPRKGGTKTSAFGISGRINHDSSEFYNSKLYAGKKPSEKVEFIENSIDNVILNQIYCKSSENMSEIPDSSIHLMVTSPPYNVQKEYDQDLSLGEYRELLRSVFTQTHKKLVTGGRACINVANLGRKPYIPLHSYIIEDMLEIGYYMRGEIIWNKASSASPSTAWGSWMSAANPVLRDIHEYILVFSKGSFSRKRNRKENSIRKEEFLEWTKSVWTFPAVSARSIGHPAPFPEELPHRLIQLYTFKNDVVLDPFCGSGTACLAALKSGRNYIGYDIDEKYVELANDRIERYTSQKRLFD